Proteins from one Prosthecobacter sp. genomic window:
- a CDS encoding TIM barrel protein gives MKKILLSLLLAAATTFAATFAATIPDAAKVGQFYAGCQAYSFRMYSVFEAIDKTAQCGGKTIEFYPGQKFSTEKPDAKWDHNATPEMINAVMKHLEAKGLTAVGYGVVKLGQDDASNRKIFEFCKTLGIGVVVTEPDVTALDKIEALVKEFDIKMAIHNHPKRPLDRAYMFWDPNYVLGLVKDRDPRMGACADVGHWVRSSLNPVDCIKILKGRIFDSHMKDLTEFGNPKAHDLPFGTGKSDIPAILAEYHAQGYPGPLHCEYEHNWETSVPEITQCLEFVKNWKPAQ, from the coding sequence ATGAAGAAAATCCTTCTCTCACTCCTCCTCGCCGCTGCGACCACCTTCGCGGCCACCTTCGCGGCCACCATCCCCGACGCCGCCAAAGTCGGCCAGTTCTACGCCGGCTGCCAGGCCTACAGCTTCCGCATGTACAGCGTGTTCGAAGCCATCGACAAAACCGCGCAATGCGGCGGCAAGACGATTGAATTCTATCCTGGGCAGAAATTCTCCACCGAGAAGCCCGATGCCAAGTGGGATCACAACGCCACCCCTGAGATGATCAATGCCGTCATGAAACACCTCGAAGCCAAAGGCCTCACCGCGGTCGGCTATGGCGTCGTCAAACTCGGCCAGGATGACGCCTCCAACCGCAAGATCTTCGAGTTCTGCAAAACCCTCGGGATTGGCGTCGTCGTCACCGAGCCTGACGTCACCGCACTCGACAAGATCGAGGCCCTCGTGAAGGAATTCGACATCAAGATGGCCATCCACAACCATCCCAAGCGCCCGCTCGACCGCGCCTACATGTTCTGGGATCCCAACTACGTCCTCGGCCTCGTCAAGGACCGCGATCCTCGCATGGGAGCCTGCGCCGACGTCGGCCACTGGGTCCGCAGCAGCCTCAATCCCGTCGATTGCATCAAGATCCTTAAAGGCCGCATCTTTGACAGCCACATGAAGGACCTCACCGAATTCGGCAATCCCAAAGCCCACGACCTCCCCTTCGGCACCGGCAAGAGCGACATCCCCGCCATCCTCGCAGAATACCACGCCCAAGGCTACCCCGGTCCGCTGCATTGCGAATACGAGCACAACTGGGAAACCAGCGTGCCCGAAATTACCCAGTGCCTCGAATTCGTGAAGAACTGGAAGCCTGCGCAGTAA
- the gltB gene encoding glutamate synthase large subunit, giving the protein MTNNGLPQKQGLYDPQFEHDACGVGFVCHMKGKKSHSIVANALQILENLDHRGACVEENTGDGAGILIQVPHTFLAKVAKQAGFELPAAGQYGVANIFTSRDPAIWAKTKEVFAKVATAEGMPVIGWRDLPTDNSTLGKSAKASEPVVRQVFVKRHASALDDLSFERKLYVLRKVANNDIRVAKVDPVWYAPSFSCRTLVYKGMLTPHQVGAYYLDLQDSDMESALALVHSRFSTNTFPNWERSHPYRYIAHNGEINTLRGNINWMLARQSLFASELFGDDIHKIKPVINIDGSDSTIFDNALELLVLSGRSLPHAMMMMIPEPWSGHESMSEAKKSFYEYHSCLMEPWDGPASVAFTDGTMMGATLDRNGLRPSRYYVTHDDLVIMGSEAGVLPVDPANVKLKGRLQPGKMFIVNMEEGRIVPDDEIKEKIAAEKPYREWLDKNLVKLADIADGAPAPLPDHETMLKRQQAFGYTFEDLRMLMVPMARDGVEAIGSMGTDIPIAVLSNKAKLLYDYFKQLFAQVTNPPIDCIREEIVTSPVTTIGREGNLLDPKPESCHLIELKTPILSNEELAKLKAIASGEFASATLDITFDPNKGAKGLEEAMDALCAQADDLIKKGRNILILTDRGISATKAPIPALLAVGGLHHHLIRQGTRTQCDIVLESGEPREVHHFCTLIGYGCGAINPYLAFETLDDMIRQGLLVNVDHKKAVYNFIKAATKGVIKVASKIGISTMQSYRGAQIFEAVGLSKSVVEKYFTWTATRVEGSDLKIIAEECIQRHMRGFPDRDSQVHALDVGGDYQWRKEGEAHLFNPLTIHTLQKAVRTGNFETFKQYSALVNTQVKQFYTLRGLLDFKAQTPVPIDEVETVESIMKRFKTGAMSYGSISSEAHEALAIAMNRIGGKSNTGEGGEDPERYTWTNDKGDSKNSAIKQVASGRFGVTSLYLSQAKEIQIKMAQGAKPGEGGQLPGAKVYPWIAKVRHSTPGVGLISPPPHHDIYSIEDLAQLIHDLKNANREARISVKLVSEVGVGTIAAGVAKAHSDVVLISGYDGGTGASPQTSVKHAGLPWELGLAETHQTLLLNNLRSKIVVEADGQMKTGRDVVIAALLGAEEFGFATAPLVTLGCIMMRVCHLNTCPVGVATQDPQLRAKFSGDPEHATNFMKFIAQEVRELMAQLGFRKLQDMVGRTDVLEPRQAVDHWKARGIDLSNLLYSPKVGPEVGKFCSEMQDHGIGKSMDITTLLPLCKDAIEKGTKVKATLPIRNVNRTVGTILGNEITKRHWHGLPDDTVHLHFQGSAGQSFGAFVPKGVTLEIEGDTNDYIGKGLSGGRIIVYPPAASTFVAEENIIAGNTALYGATSGELFLRGMAGERFAVRNSGVDTVVEGVGDHGCEYMTGGRVVVLGVTGRNFAAGMSGGVAYVLDEKGDFATRCNAGMVDLQKLEDKEEIDSLYELIKKHADLTKSQKAFKVIALWEQSIPQFVKVMPRDYARVLKALKKAKDDGLVGDEALNAAFEANARDVARIGGG; this is encoded by the coding sequence ATGACAAATAACGGACTTCCCCAGAAACAAGGCCTGTATGACCCGCAGTTCGAGCACGACGCCTGCGGTGTCGGTTTCGTGTGCCATATGAAGGGGAAGAAATCGCATTCCATCGTGGCCAATGCGCTCCAAATTCTGGAGAATCTGGACCATCGTGGTGCCTGTGTGGAAGAAAACACCGGTGACGGGGCGGGCATCCTGATCCAGGTGCCTCACACGTTCCTCGCAAAGGTGGCGAAGCAGGCGGGTTTTGAGCTGCCCGCAGCGGGCCAGTATGGCGTAGCCAATATCTTCACCTCGCGCGATCCGGCGATCTGGGCAAAGACGAAGGAAGTCTTTGCCAAGGTGGCCACAGCGGAAGGCATGCCTGTCATCGGCTGGCGTGACCTGCCGACGGACAATTCGACGCTTGGCAAGTCGGCGAAGGCCAGTGAGCCGGTCGTGCGCCAGGTGTTTGTGAAGCGTCACGCCTCGGCGCTGGATGATCTCTCCTTTGAGCGGAAGCTCTATGTGCTGCGCAAGGTGGCGAACAACGACATCCGCGTGGCGAAGGTCGATCCCGTCTGGTATGCGCCGAGCTTTTCGTGCCGCACGCTGGTGTACAAGGGCATGCTCACGCCGCATCAGGTCGGAGCGTATTATCTGGACCTCCAAGATTCGGACATGGAGTCGGCGCTAGCGCTGGTTCACAGCCGTTTTTCGACCAACACCTTCCCAAACTGGGAGCGATCGCACCCCTACCGCTACATCGCCCATAACGGCGAAATCAACACGCTGCGCGGCAATATCAACTGGATGCTCGCCCGCCAGTCGCTCTTCGCGTCGGAGCTGTTTGGCGATGACATCCACAAGATCAAACCCGTCATCAACATCGACGGTTCGGACTCCACGATCTTTGACAACGCGCTCGAACTGCTCGTGCTGAGCGGCCGTTCGCTGCCGCATGCGATGATGATGATGATTCCTGAGCCGTGGAGCGGCCACGAGTCGATGAGCGAGGCGAAAAAGTCCTTCTACGAGTATCACTCCTGCCTCATGGAGCCGTGGGATGGTCCTGCGTCCGTGGCCTTCACCGACGGCACAATGATGGGAGCCACGTTGGACCGCAATGGTCTGCGTCCTTCGCGCTACTACGTCACGCATGACGACCTCGTGATCATGGGCTCGGAAGCGGGCGTTTTGCCGGTCGATCCAGCGAATGTGAAGCTCAAAGGCCGTCTGCAGCCGGGCAAGATGTTCATCGTGAACATGGAGGAAGGCCGCATCGTTCCGGATGACGAGATCAAAGAAAAAATCGCTGCCGAGAAGCCCTACCGCGAGTGGCTCGACAAGAATCTCGTGAAGCTCGCTGACATCGCCGACGGTGCCCCCGCACCGCTGCCGGACCACGAAACGATGCTGAAGCGCCAGCAGGCCTTTGGTTACACCTTTGAAGATCTCCGCATGCTCATGGTGCCGATGGCACGCGATGGCGTGGAAGCGATTGGCTCGATGGGCACTGACATCCCCATCGCCGTGCTCTCGAACAAGGCCAAACTGCTTTACGATTACTTCAAGCAGCTCTTCGCGCAGGTCACGAATCCGCCCATCGACTGCATCCGCGAGGAAATCGTCACGTCGCCGGTCACCACGATTGGCCGCGAGGGCAATCTGCTCGATCCGAAGCCGGAAAGCTGCCACCTGATCGAACTCAAGACGCCTATCCTCAGCAATGAGGAGCTGGCGAAGCTCAAAGCCATTGCCAGCGGCGAATTTGCCTCCGCCACGCTCGACATCACCTTTGATCCGAATAAGGGCGCGAAAGGCCTGGAAGAAGCGATGGATGCTCTTTGCGCCCAAGCGGACGATTTAATCAAGAAAGGCCGCAACATCCTCATTTTGACCGATCGCGGCATCAGTGCCACGAAAGCTCCGATCCCGGCTCTGCTGGCCGTGGGCGGCCTGCATCATCATTTGATCCGCCAAGGCACGCGTACGCAGTGCGACATCGTGCTGGAGTCCGGCGAACCGCGTGAAGTGCATCACTTCTGCACGCTGATCGGTTACGGCTGCGGTGCGATCAATCCTTACCTCGCCTTTGAAACGCTCGACGACATGATCCGCCAGGGCTTGCTCGTGAACGTCGATCACAAGAAGGCGGTTTATAACTTCATCAAGGCTGCCACGAAGGGCGTCATCAAAGTCGCCTCGAAGATCGGCATCAGCACGATGCAGAGCTATCGCGGCGCGCAGATCTTTGAAGCCGTCGGTCTCAGCAAGAGCGTGGTCGAAAAATACTTCACTTGGACCGCCACACGTGTCGAAGGCAGCGACCTCAAGATCATCGCCGAGGAGTGCATCCAGCGCCACATGCGCGGCTTCCCGGATCGCGACTCGCAGGTGCACGCGCTCGACGTGGGCGGTGACTACCAGTGGCGCAAGGAAGGTGAGGCCCACCTTTTCAACCCGCTCACGATCCACACGCTGCAAAAAGCCGTTCGCACGGGCAATTTCGAGACCTTCAAGCAATACTCCGCCCTCGTGAACACGCAGGTGAAGCAGTTCTACACGCTGCGCGGCCTGCTCGACTTCAAGGCGCAGACTCCGGTGCCGATCGACGAAGTCGAGACCGTCGAGAGCATCATGAAGCGCTTCAAAACGGGCGCGATGAGCTACGGCTCCATCTCCAGCGAGGCTCACGAGGCGCTTGCCATCGCCATGAACCGCATCGGCGGCAAATCGAACACCGGTGAAGGTGGCGAAGACCCCGAGCGCTACACTTGGACGAACGACAAAGGCGACTCGAAGAACTCGGCGATCAAGCAGGTAGCTTCGGGCCGTTTTGGCGTCACCAGCCTCTATTTGAGCCAGGCGAAGGAAATTCAGATCAAGATGGCCCAGGGCGCGAAGCCCGGTGAAGGCGGCCAGCTTCCAGGCGCGAAGGTGTATCCTTGGATCGCCAAGGTGCGTCACTCGACACCCGGTGTCGGCCTGATCTCGCCGCCTCCGCATCATGACATCTATTCCATCGAGGACTTGGCCCAGCTCATCCACGACTTGAAGAACGCCAACCGCGAGGCCCGCATCAGCGTGAAGCTCGTTTCCGAAGTCGGTGTCGGCACCATCGCCGCCGGCGTGGCAAAGGCGCACTCGGATGTCGTGCTCATCTCCGGTTACGATGGTGGCACGGGTGCTTCGCCGCAGACTTCGGTGAAACACGCCGGTCTGCCGTGGGAACTCGGCCTCGCCGAGACGCATCAGACGCTTCTCCTCAACAACCTCCGCTCGAAGATCGTCGTCGAGGCCGATGGCCAGATGAAAACAGGCCGCGATGTCGTCATCGCCGCGCTGCTCGGCGCTGAGGAGTTTGGTTTCGCCACCGCTCCGCTCGTCACACTGGGCTGCATCATGATGCGCGTCTGCCATCTGAACACCTGCCCCGTCGGCGTCGCCACGCAGGATCCGCAGCTTCGCGCGAAGTTCAGCGGTGATCCTGAGCATGCCACGAACTTCATGAAGTTCATTGCCCAGGAAGTGCGCGAACTCATGGCGCAGCTTGGTTTCCGCAAACTCCAAGACATGGTGGGCCGCACGGACGTGTTGGAGCCTCGTCAGGCCGTCGATCATTGGAAAGCCCGCGGCATCGACCTCAGCAACCTGCTTTACAGCCCGAAGGTTGGCCCCGAAGTCGGCAAATTCTGCTCTGAAATGCAGGATCACGGCATCGGCAAGAGCATGGACATCACCACGCTGCTGCCGCTTTGCAAAGACGCCATCGAGAAGGGCACGAAGGTCAAGGCCACGCTCCCCATCCGCAACGTCAACCGCACCGTCGGCACCATCCTCGGCAACGAGATCACGAAGCGTCACTGGCACGGCCTGCCGGACGACACCGTGCATCTGCACTTCCAGGGCAGCGCCGGCCAGAGCTTCGGCGCCTTCGTGCCAAAGGGCGTCACGCTTGAGATCGAGGGCGACACTAACGACTACATCGGCAAGGGCCTCAGCGGCGGTCGCATCATCGTCTATCCGCCTGCGGCCAGCACGTTCGTTGCTGAGGAAAACATCATTGCCGGTAACACCGCGCTTTACGGTGCGACGAGCGGCGAGCTTTTCCTGCGCGGCATGGCAGGTGAGCGCTTCGCCGTCCGCAACAGCGGCGTCGATACCGTCGTCGAAGGCGTGGGTGACCACGGCTGTGAGTACATGACCGGTGGCCGCGTCGTCGTTCTCGGCGTCACGGGCCGCAACTTCGCCGCAGGCATGAGCGGCGGTGTCGCTTATGTCCTTGATGAGAAGGGCGACTTCGCCACTCGCTGCAATGCCGGCATGGTCGATCTGCAAAAGCTCGAAGACAAAGAGGAGATCGACAGCCTCTACGAGCTCATCAAGAAGCATGCCGACCTCACCAAGAGCCAGAAAGCCTTCAAGGTGATCGCATTGTGGGAGCAGAGCATCCCGCAGTTCGTCAAAGTGATGCCTCGCGACTACGCACGCGTCCTCAAGGCGCTCAAAAAAGCCAAGGACGACGGATTGGTCGGCGATGAAGCCCTCAACGCCGCCTTCGAGGCCAACGCCCGCGACGTTGCCCGCATCGGCGGAGGCTAG
- a CDS encoding SufE family protein — translation MQAYPAALGELIAFFESLPEGERRENLIDLAAASAAHAPKEGEKFDLEDVRKDAECTDTVGVHVRLEQDDHAYFAVSLGPKVQTLTKALTTILCRGLNGSTLREVLDVPQDFVPRIIGAELVRLRSQTVYYVLTRMKQAAQVLQQK, via the coding sequence ATGCAGGCCTATCCCGCCGCCTTGGGCGAATTGATCGCGTTTTTTGAATCGCTGCCGGAAGGCGAGCGGCGGGAGAATTTGATCGATCTGGCGGCAGCTTCGGCGGCTCACGCGCCAAAAGAGGGGGAAAAGTTCGATCTGGAGGACGTGCGGAAGGACGCAGAATGTACGGACACGGTCGGGGTGCATGTGAGACTCGAACAGGACGATCATGCGTACTTTGCAGTCAGCCTCGGGCCGAAGGTGCAGACGCTGACGAAGGCGCTGACGACGATTTTATGCCGAGGACTGAATGGCTCGACCTTGCGGGAGGTGCTGGACGTGCCGCAGGATTTTGTGCCGCGTATCATCGGCGCAGAACTGGTGCGGCTGCGCAGCCAGACGGTTTATTATGTTCTCACCCGCATGAAGCAGGCCGCGCAAGTGCTGCAGCAGAAGTGA
- a CDS encoding PmoA family protein, giving the protein MRISTLLFIFATTAAAQLPSAKPIPRVQAVPMPHHITSFQLDGRELTAMHFDPLDMRPFWHPIRASREVSLTRMGHPHDPLTHSHHNSVWVTHNMVNDLDFWGDYAKKQGRIVNVEVSREGYEDTDEFAAMRMVNHWISEADKSIQLIEVRRTEIRPLDGAKSWFMIIDLEFSPPKGKTTTFGATGFGLVAVRVAKSIGVHDGGGRILNSAGQVNEEAIFRKPARWCDYSGRITNDADGFGGITLMNHPMNPHNPTAFHVRNDGWMGCCLSLDTPVEVTEEKKLRVRYALWVHDGVATQEQSEAHWKKFTEMPVIDLNPPKPVKK; this is encoded by the coding sequence ATGCGAATTTCGACCCTCCTATTCATCTTTGCGACGACGGCGGCAGCGCAATTACCTTCGGCGAAGCCGATTCCGCGAGTGCAGGCGGTGCCGATGCCGCATCACATCACGTCGTTTCAACTCGATGGGCGGGAGCTGACGGCGATGCACTTCGATCCGCTGGACATGCGGCCGTTCTGGCACCCAATCCGGGCTTCGCGTGAGGTGAGTCTGACGCGGATGGGGCATCCGCATGATCCGCTGACGCATTCGCATCATAACAGCGTGTGGGTGACGCACAACATGGTGAACGATCTGGATTTCTGGGGCGATTACGCGAAGAAGCAGGGCCGCATCGTGAATGTGGAGGTTTCACGCGAAGGTTACGAGGACACCGACGAGTTCGCGGCGATGCGGATGGTGAACCACTGGATCAGCGAGGCGGACAAGTCGATTCAACTCATCGAGGTGCGGCGCACGGAGATCCGGCCGCTGGACGGGGCGAAGAGCTGGTTCATGATCATCGACCTGGAGTTTTCACCGCCGAAGGGCAAGACGACGACGTTTGGGGCCACGGGTTTCGGCCTGGTGGCGGTGCGAGTGGCAAAAAGCATCGGCGTGCATGATGGCGGCGGGCGCATTTTGAATTCGGCAGGGCAGGTCAATGAGGAGGCGATTTTCCGCAAGCCCGCACGCTGGTGCGACTACAGCGGACGCATCACCAACGACGCGGACGGCTTTGGCGGCATCACGCTGATGAATCACCCGATGAATCCGCACAACCCGACGGCCTTCCATGTGCGCAACGACGGCTGGATGGGCTGCTGCCTGAGCCTGGACACGCCGGTGGAGGTGACGGAGGAGAAAAAGCTCCGCGTACGCTATGCGCTGTGGGTTCACGACGGCGTGGCGACGCAGGAGCAGAGCGAGGCGCACTGGAAAAAGTTCACAGAGATGCCGGTGATTGATTTGAATCCGCCAAAACCGGTGAAGAAGTAA
- the rpsT gene encoding 30S ribosomal protein S20 translates to MANIRSAEKDIRKTTVRTAHNQTVKSRIRTLRKKVISAVEKKDAAAAAASLSEFAAAADKAAKTHVIKKNTSARFKSRLALKVGALTKPA, encoded by the coding sequence ATGGCCAACATCCGCTCCGCAGAAAAAGACATCCGCAAAACGACGGTTCGCACCGCTCACAACCAAACGGTGAAAAGCCGCATCCGCACCCTGCGCAAGAAAGTGATCTCTGCCGTGGAAAAGAAGGACGCCGCCGCCGCCGCCGCCAGCCTGAGCGAGTTCGCCGCCGCTGCTGACAAAGCCGCCAAGACCCACGTCATCAAGAAAAACACCTCCGCCCGCTTCAAGAGCCGTCTGGCGCTCAAGGTTGGTGCGTTGACCAAACCCGCCTGA
- a CDS encoding MBL fold metallo-hydrolase, with protein sequence MVRLTILGSGSSGNCAVISTERTTLLLDAGLSAKQICLRLDACGFSLDMLDGILLTHEHQDHTGGIEVLSRKRQVPLFCTALTQETLASSLGFRKPPSWRLMSTGSAFEFQDLRIESFTVPHDAVDPVGFVIADEESRLGVLSDVGYVTNLIKDRLRNSDSLFIEANYDTQLLENDTKRPWATKQRISSRHGHLSNEQAAELVRDIAHPGLSHVVLGHLSDDCNDPVVAARYIRQALDSSGANDARVICAERHKPTPTIEIVRRRSSAGVSFCVASTDPAGQLALF encoded by the coding sequence ATGGTTCGTCTCACGATTCTCGGCAGCGGCAGTTCGGGGAACTGCGCCGTCATCTCGACGGAACGCACCACCCTGTTGCTGGACGCCGGACTCAGCGCCAAGCAGATCTGCCTGCGTCTCGACGCCTGCGGTTTCTCGCTCGACATGCTCGATGGCATCCTGCTTACCCATGAGCACCAGGATCACACCGGCGGGATCGAGGTGCTCAGCCGGAAGCGTCAGGTGCCGCTGTTTTGTACCGCCCTGACCCAGGAAACCCTCGCCAGCAGCCTCGGTTTCCGCAAACCACCCTCCTGGCGGCTCATGAGCACCGGATCGGCCTTCGAGTTTCAGGATCTGCGTATCGAGTCTTTCACCGTGCCGCATGACGCCGTCGATCCGGTGGGTTTCGTCATCGCCGACGAGGAATCCCGCCTCGGGGTGCTCAGCGATGTCGGTTACGTGACCAACTTGATCAAGGATCGCCTTCGCAACTCTGACAGCCTCTTCATTGAGGCCAATTACGACACGCAACTGCTCGAAAACGACACGAAGCGTCCTTGGGCGACCAAACAGCGCATCAGCTCGCGCCATGGCCATCTTTCCAACGAGCAGGCGGCCGAACTCGTCCGCGACATCGCGCACCCCGGCCTCAGTCATGTCGTGCTCGGCCATTTGAGCGACGATTGCAATGATCCCGTCGTTGCCGCGCGCTACATCCGCCAGGCGCTCGATTCTTCCGGTGCGAATGATGCACGCGTCATTTGCGCCGAACGTCATAAACCGACACCGACGATCGAAATTGTGCGCCGTCGCAGCAGTGCTGGCGTGAGCTTCTGCGTGGCCTCGACGGATCCTGCCGGACAACTGGCGTTGTTTTAA
- a CDS encoding aldo/keto reductase, whose protein sequence is MITRHRIAPNGPEFSRLVYGTWRILDDEDKANCTPQALLNRFKACADMGITTLDTAEIYGSYKVEEAIGGALKLDPAFRSKIEIVTKCGIYVPCEFHPDRKVAHYNVTAARIIKSAEKSLRFMGIDHIDLLLVHRPDWLTSADETAAGLNKLLKDGKIRSAGVSNYNVHQFELLNSRMDQPLVTNQIEFSLLHMDPIYDGTADQCQRHRILPMAWSPLAKGALMEKKDPAAVRLHAKAAELSAKYGGATLDQLAYAWIMAHPSMPLPIIGTNKLDRIQAVTQAAGIQLEREDWYGLWQAAMGHGVP, encoded by the coding sequence ATGATCACCCGCCACCGCATCGCCCCCAACGGCCCTGAATTCTCCCGTCTCGTCTATGGCACCTGGCGCATCCTGGATGATGAGGACAAGGCCAACTGCACGCCCCAAGCACTGCTGAACCGCTTCAAGGCCTGCGCTGACATGGGGATCACCACGCTGGACACGGCGGAGATCTACGGCAGTTACAAGGTCGAGGAGGCCATCGGCGGCGCTTTGAAACTCGACCCCGCCTTCCGCAGCAAGATCGAGATCGTGACCAAATGCGGCATCTACGTGCCCTGCGAGTTCCATCCCGACCGCAAAGTGGCGCACTACAACGTCACCGCAGCCCGCATCATCAAGAGCGCCGAGAAATCGCTGCGCTTCATGGGCATCGACCACATCGACCTGCTGCTCGTCCACCGTCCCGACTGGCTCACCAGCGCGGACGAAACGGCCGCAGGGCTGAACAAGCTGCTCAAGGATGGCAAGATCCGCAGCGCCGGTGTCTCGAACTACAACGTGCATCAGTTTGAACTGCTGAACTCGCGCATGGACCAGCCGCTGGTGACGAACCAGATCGAGTTCAGCCTCCTGCACATGGACCCCATCTACGATGGCACCGCCGATCAATGCCAGCGCCACCGCATCCTGCCCATGGCCTGGTCTCCACTGGCCAAAGGAGCCTTGATGGAGAAAAAAGATCCCGCCGCCGTCCGCCTCCACGCGAAGGCGGCTGAACTGTCCGCCAAATACGGTGGTGCCACGCTCGACCAGCTCGCCTACGCCTGGATCATGGCGCATCCGTCGATGCCGCTGCCGATCATCGGCACCAACAAGCTGGATCGCATCCAGGCCGTTACCCAGGCCGCCGGGATTCAGTTGGAACGCGAAGATTGGTACGGTTTATGGCAGGCGGCCATGGGTCACGGCGTACCCTAA
- a CDS encoding protein-L-isoaspartate(D-aspartate) O-methyltransferase, which yields MSGCCEAQTLTKAGDSQTQRERMVREQLMTAGRDIQNKRVLDAMRSVLRHEFVPEHLRSRAYEDGPLPIGHEQTISQPYIVAFMTEAIDPQPGERILEIGTGSGYQAAVLAAMGAQVFSIEIVKPLGEQAQETLKRLGYDKVKVRIGDGYAGWPEEAPFDAVIVTCAPESIPQPLIDQLKTGGRMIIPVGETGGKQELYLLKKQADGLRKTAVLPVRFVPMTGKAQKKGN from the coding sequence ATGTCCGGCTGTTGCGAAGCCCAGACACTGACAAAAGCAGGCGACTCTCAAACCCAGCGGGAGCGCATGGTCCGCGAACAACTCATGACAGCCGGGCGTGACATTCAAAACAAGCGTGTGCTCGACGCCATGCGCAGCGTGCTGCGGCATGAATTTGTGCCGGAGCATCTGCGCTCACGTGCCTACGAGGACGGGCCGCTGCCCATCGGCCACGAGCAGACGATTTCACAGCCCTACATCGTGGCCTTCATGACTGAGGCCATTGATCCGCAGCCCGGAGAACGCATTCTGGAGATCGGCACTGGCAGTGGTTATCAGGCAGCGGTGCTGGCAGCGATGGGGGCGCAGGTCTTCTCCATCGAAATCGTGAAACCTCTGGGCGAACAGGCGCAGGAGACATTGAAACGCCTCGGCTACGACAAGGTGAAGGTGCGCATTGGCGACGGCTACGCCGGATGGCCGGAGGAGGCGCCGTTCGACGCAGTGATCGTCACGTGCGCTCCGGAGAGCATTCCGCAGCCGCTCATCGACCAGCTCAAAACCGGCGGACGCATGATCATTCCAGTAGGTGAAACTGGCGGAAAGCAGGAACTTTATCTGCTGAAGAAACAGGCGGATGGCCTGCGCAAAACCGCCGTGCTGCCGGTGCGGTTCGTGCCCATGACCGGCAAGGCACAGAAAAAGGGCAATTAA